CCGGAGCTGTTCAACCCTTCCGATTTTGATGCGGACGACCTTGTTAAAACGCTGGCGGACGCCGGGCTGAAGGGCGTGGTGCTGACCTGCAAGCACCATGACGGGTTCTGCCTGTGGCCCACCCGGACCACCCGGCACAGCGTCGCCTCCTCTCCCTGGAAGCAGGGAAAGGGCGACGTGGTGAAGGATGTTTCCCGGGCATGTAAAAAATACGGCCTCAAGTTCGGCATTTACCTGTCTCCCTGGGACCGCAACGCTTCCTCCTACGGCACGCCGGAATACATCAGGATGTACCGCGAGCAGTTGAAGGAATTGTCCACGGGTTACGGCCCCCTTTTCCTGGCCTGGTTTGACGGAGCGAACGGGGGTGACGGCTATTACGGCGGCGCACGGGAGAAGCGCTCCATTGACAGGAGCACCTATTACCAGTGGAAGACGACGTGGGGGGAATTGAAGAAACGCCAGCCGCGCGCCGTCGTTTTTTCCGATGTGGGGCCGGACCTCCGCTGGGTGGGGAATGAAAGCGGCTATGCGGGCTACCCCTGCTGGGCCACGTACACGCCCGTTCCCCTCCAGGCGGGTACGGAACCGGCTCCCGGAACCGTCCGCTACCAGCTGGGAACGGAAGGCACGGTGGACGGGAAGTACTGGATTCCGGCGGAAGTGGACGTTTCCATCCGTCCGGGCTGGTTCTGGCATGAACATGAGAATTCCCGGGTGAGGACGCCTGAAAACCTGTTGAATTTGTATTTTAACAGCGTGGGAAGGGGCGCCAACCTGAATTTGAATGTGCCTCCGGACCGCCGGGGGAGGATTCATGAAGAGGATAAAAAGTCCCTGGCCGGGTTCCGTGCCCTGCTGGATGAACTGTATTCACGCAATTTCGCTTCCGGGGCGCAGGCGCAAGCTTCCTCTGCTTCTAATGGATACGGGGCCAAATGGGTCCTGGACCGGAAACGGACCACGTATTGGGCGGCAGGCCCGGAGGACGGCCAGCCCTCCGTTACGCTGAAACTGCCGGAAATGTCCGCGTTTGACGTTATCCGCCTTGCGGAACCGGTACAGCTTGGGCAGCGGATACGCAAGTTCCGCGTGGACGTGCGTGAAAACGGCCGGTTTGTCAAGTGGGTGGAAGGTTCCAGCGTGGGCGCGCGGGTCATCCTGAAAGGGAAGCCCGTGACGACGGATGAGGTGCGCGTGGTTGTGGAGGATTCCAAGGCCGTTCCGGCCCTAAGCGAAGTTTCCCTGTGGAAGTATCCGGTTCTCCTCCACGCCCCGGAAATCAAGGGAGACAGGGACGGGCAGGTGACGCTGTCGGCTGCCGCCGGAACCGTAACCCGGTACACGACGGACGGCAGCGAGCCTGGCCCGGATTCCCCCGTTTATGAGAAGCCCTTCATGCTGCCATCCGGAGGAACGGTAAAGGCGGTGAGCGAATACCGCGGCAAGGTTTCTTCCGTAACGGCCTGCGTCATTCCGGTGCCTGTGCGGGGCTGGAAAGTGCTGGCGGGGGAAAGGAAGGCCTCTGCGCCGGAACTGGCTTTTGACGGGGACCCCGACACCCTGTGGAATACGCATGCCGCCCAGGGGGAATTGCCGCCGCCCCAGGCGCTGGACATTGACATGGGCCGTGAGGTGAATACGGCCGCGGTGATCTACACGCCCCGCAGGGATTCAGCCAGGGGAACGATTGACCAGTATGCCGTTTACCTCAGCCGGGACGGAAAGGACTGGGGCGCTCCCGTGGCGGAAGGGGAGTTTTCCAACATACGGGCCAATCCCGTTCCGCAGCGGATTGATTTGAAGGCCCCCGTCAGGGCGCGCTACCTGCGCTTTGTGGGCAAGCGGGTGCTGGAAGGCAGCCATGTGGCGGTGGCTGAGCTGGGCGTGGTGGAGAAATAAGCCGTTCCGCTTTCCTTTTCCGGCGTTTTCTTGACGGATGCGGGGAAGCGGGGCAAGATGGACCGCATGGAACAAGTCAGTCTCATGGAGTTGGCCAAGCTGGCCGCGGAAGGCCAGGTGGAAGCGGAAGCCTTTGCCCAGGTTGCCCAGTGCGCGCAGAAAATGACCAAGAGCAACAAGCCGTACCTGGACGTGACGTTTGCGGATGCGGAAGGGACCATGGGGCTGAAGGTATGGGAGGACAAGCCCTGGTTCCGCACGCTGGCCGCCCTGCCGCTGCGCACGTTCGTGAGCCTGCGCGGCCAGTGGACCAAAGGGGGCTTCGGCATGGAAGCGGCCGATCTGGAAGTGCGTCCGCTGGACGAACAGGAGAAGGAAAGTTTTCTGGCCGGGTCCGGAACCCTGAAGAAGAAGCAGGAGGCGGACCTGAAGGAGATTTGCGTGCTCATCAAGGGCATGAACGACCCGCGCATCAGGGCCCTGTGCATTGAGTTCATTGACCAGTTCGGGGAGCGTCTCCAGCGCGCCGCCGCCGCCAGGTCCTACCATCATGCGCGCCGCGGCGGCCTGGTGGAGCACGTGGCGGGGATGATGCGCACGGCTTCCGCCGTCTGCCAGGCAAATCCGGAGCTGAACCGCGACCTTCTGCTGGCCGGGTGCCTGTTCCATGACTGTGGGAAGCTGTGGGAAAACTGCTACCCCAAGGAGGATTTCACCATGCCGTATTCGGAAGCCGGGGAATTGCTGGGGCACATTCCGCTGGGAATTGAGCTGGTCAACAATCTGTGGAAACGCATCATGGCCCTTCCGGAAGCGGAATCCTGGAAGACGCTGGACCCCGCCTCCCCGGACGTGCGCATGCACCTGCTGCACCTGATCGCCTCCCATCACGGGGAACTGGCGTTCGGCTCCCCCGTGTTCCCCAAGACGCCGGAGGCGGTAGCCCTGCATTACATTGACAACCTGGACGCCAAGCTGGAAATGTTCCGCGGCGCCTATGAGACGAGCGAGGCGCTGGCCCCCAAGGTGCTCCAGCGCAAGGCCCCGCTGCCTGCCAACGTGGTTCTTCCTCTGCCTTCCGTGCTGCCCCTGAATCCGGACGGCGCGGATGCCATGCCGTAAGCGTTGGCCTGCATGGAAAAAGACGGCCGTCCGCTGCGTCCGTGGCCGGAACGGATGATGGCCGCCGCGCCATTGCTGGTTCCGGCCCTGGCCATGCTGTGCGCCTGCGCCGCGGCAGCGGCCTCTCCCTGGTTCTGGGTTCCCTGCGTGTGCCTGGCGGGGTTGCCGTGCCTGTTCCGCGCTCCGGGCATGGGCCTGCTGGCTCTTGCCCTCTCCATCTGGGCCGGGGCGTCCTTGCTGTCTTATGACCGGGAATACCGGGCCGTCCCCGTGGAAGCGGGGCGGCGTTTTACGGCGGAGGGAGCCGTTTATTCCGTATCCGGCAGGTCCGCGCTGTTTCGTCCCGACGGTTCCCGGTGGTTTTACATCGTCTCCGCTCCGGACGGGGCGTGCCCCCTGGCTGCGGGGCGCCGTTACCGGGTGGAGGGAGAGGCGTATCCGCTGCTGCCGCCAGGCGGTCCCGGCATGTTTGACCGGGAGCGGTGGGGATATCTGCGCGGCATTGCCGCCGGAGTGCGGCTGGACCAATTTTCCAACCTGGGGGCAGGAGGCTGGCGCAGCCGGATTCAGGCGGTTTCCCTGCGGCTCCGTGAAGGGGCGGGGGAGCTGCTGAGGGAGGGCGCGCCGCCCGGTGATGAAGCCCGCCAGGTGATGGTCTCCGCCGTTCTGGGAGACAAGACGGACGCCAGCCCGGAAACGATGGCCAAGTTCCTGATGAGCGGCTGCATGCACGTCTTCGCCGTCAGCGGCATGCATGTGGGCGTGGCGGCCCTGCTGGTTCTGGGAATGCTCCGGCTGCTGCGCGTGCGTCCCGCCGCGGCGCGGCTGGCCTGCCTGCTGTTGCTGGCGCTGTATGTCTTTGTCACGGGAATGTCCGTTTCCGCGCTGCGGGCCTTCATCATGGCGGCCGTCTGGCTGGCCGCTCCCGTTCTGCGGCGGAAGGCGCATCCGGCCAATATTCTGGCCCTGGCCCTCATCATCCTGTGTTTGATGGACCCGCTCCAGGTCTTTCAGCCGGGGTTCCAGCTTTCCTTTTGCGTCTTTGCCGTGATTGTCTGTCTTGCCTGGTGGCTCCGCCGGGAAAAAACCGTATGGTCTCCGGATGCGTTCATCCCTGTCCGGATTTACAATCTGCGGGAAAGAAGCATGGTGCGGCTGGAAAAGGCGGCCAGGGGCGCCCTGCTTGTTTCCGTGGGGGCGTGGCTGATGTCCATCCCGCTGACGGCCTGGCATTTCGGCACCTGGAACCTGTACGCGCCCCTGGCCAATATTTGCCTGAGCGTGCTGGTTTTTCCGCTGATGGGCGTCTCCCTGGCCGGGCTGATGCTCTCCTGGTGCCCGGGAGCCCTGGCTATTTGCAATGCGGCGGCGGCTTCCCTGGCTTCAGCCATGCTGGCGGTGACCGGAGGCGTAGCCTCCCTGCCGTGCAGTTACTTTCCCTCCCTGCCGCCTGCCGCAGAAAATGAAGCCGTTATTGTTCCCCTGCAAAAAGATGCCTGGTCCATGGCGGTCTCCAATCCGGCGCTGGTAGTGGACTCCGGAACGGAAGGCATGGTGCGCTACGCCCTGATTCCCGTGCTGAAAGCGCGCGGCATCCAGCCTGCCGGGGCGCTGGCGACCAGAAGGGGCAAGGCGGAGCGCGCGGGAATGGAAACCCTGCTGGAGGAATACCCCGGCATCCGGAACTGGGGAGAAGCCGGGGCCGGAGATTCCCCCCGGAAGTGGCGGTTCCGGCAAGGGAATGAACTGGCCGTGGCGGATTTGCCGGAACCGTTGCCTACCGGGATTCACCAGGACAGGTGCAGGGTGCTGGCATGGACGTGCCGGGGGCGGCGTGTCCTGATCATCGGGAATGCCGGATTTTCCTCTCTGGCCCGTGCGGAAGAAGTGCCGCATGCGGATGTGCTGGTGATAGGGCGCCACCCGCGCGACCCCGTCTGCAGCGCCGCATGGATAAAAGCCACGGGCGCCCGGACGGTTGTATTTACTACGGAATACACGTGTCCGGTACCGGAGGGGACAGATGCGTACCGTTTGCGGGAGACCGGAACCCTTTACCTGCGGATGGAGGAGGACGGCGTGCGCGTTACGCCCTGGAAGGGCACGGAACGCCGTACAGGGTAAAGCCCGTGCTTTCCTCAATCCGGATGGGGAGGAGCTGCCCGGCGAGGTCCGGAGCGGCGTCTACGATTACGGGCTTGTTCTGGGAGGTGCGGCCGGAAAGGCGCTCTTCATTGGTCTTGGACGGCCCTTCCAGCAGGACCTCCTGCACGGTGCCCACCAGTTCCCGGTTTTTCCGGATGGCGATTTCATTGACCACGGCCAGCAGGTCCTGGTTGCGCGCCTCCTTCACTTCTTCCGGAATCTGTCCCTCCATGGCGGCGGCAGGCGTGCCGCGGCGCGGGGAGTAGCGGAAAATAAAGGCGTTGTCAAACTGCACCTGCTCCACGGCCTGCCTGGTCAGCAGGTAGTCTTCTTCCGTTTCTCCGGGAAAGCCCACGATGATGTCCGTAGTGATGGACAAATCCGGGCGCGCCTGCTTCATCCGGGCGCAAAGGTCCAGGAAGGTTTCATTCCTGTACGGGCGGCGCATCATCTTCAGGATGCGGTCACTGCCGCTCTGCATCGGGAAATGGATGTGGCTGCACAGCTTGGGAAGATAGGTGAAGGCCTGCACCAGGTCCTGGCGGAAGCCGATAGGATGGGGGGAGACGAAGCGGATGCGTTTGAGCCCTTCCACTTCATGCACGGCCTCCAGCAGCTGGACAAAGCCGCCCTTGCCGTCCGCCGCGGGCATTTCCCTGCCGTAGCGGTTGACGATCTGGCCCAGCAGGGTCACCTCCTTCACTCCGGCGTCCGCCAGCATGTTCACTTCCTCCACAATGTCCCGGATGGGACGGCTGCGCTCCGTGCCCCGGGTGTAGGGGACGATGCAGTAGGCGCACTTCATTTCACACCCCTGCATGATGGAGACGTAAGCCGTGGAGCGCGCGCCGGGGTTCAGGTGGTCCCTGATCCGGTTCTGGGAATCCGCCTCCTCCGCCACGTCGCACACGCGGGTGCCGGAAAAAGCGGTTTGCAGTTCATCCATGCGGCGTTCCTGGCGTGCGCGGAGGATGCCGTCCACGTGCTCAAACACGCGGTGGTACTTCTGCGTGCCGACCACCAGGTCCAGGCGCGGAAGCTCCTTGAACAATTCATCCTTTTTGCTCTGGGCCATGCAGCCCATCATGCCGTAAACCACGTGCGGGCGGTGCTGCTGCTGTTTGGACAGCAGGCCCATTTTACCCAGGGCCTTCTGTTCCGCCTGCTCGCGGATGGAGCAGGAGTTGAACAGGATGACATCCGCCTCATTCTCCCGGTCCGTCAGGGTATAACCCTTCTGGACGAACATGCGGGCCACCTGTTCGGAGTCCCGCTCGTTCATCTGGCAGCCGTAGGTTTTAATGTAAAGCGTGGGCATGGGCAATCAGATCTTCTTTTTTAACGTGACCACGCATTCCAGATGCTTGGTCTGGGGGAACAGGTCAAAAGGCTGCACGGCAGTGACGGCGTAGCCGGCCTTGTCAAACTCCGCCAGGTCCCGTATCTGCGTGGCGGGATTGCAGGAAACGTACACCACCTTTCCGGGACCGAAGGAGAACAACTGGTTCAGGAACTCCATGCTGCATCCCTTCCGGGGAGGATCAATGACTACGGCGGTCTTTTCCGCGGGAAAATCCACCTGGGAGAAAATGGCCCCGGCGTCCGCCGCCAGGAACTCCGCGTGTTCAATGCCGTTGCTCCGGGCATTGCTCCGCGCCCAGTCCGCGGAAGTCTCGCTCACCTCCACGCCCAGCACCTTCCTGAACTTCTTCGCCAGGCTCAGGGCAAACAGGCCGGAACCGCAATAGGCGTCCACCAGGAACTCCTCCCCGTCCATGCTCGCCTGCTGGGCCACGTAATCCGTAAACAGCGGAAGAATGAAGGGATTGTTCTGGAAAAAATCCCCAGCCAGGAAGTGGAATTCCAGGTCGCCCACGCGCTCGCAGGCCACGGCGTTGTTATTGGTGATGACGCCCCCCTCCGAGGCGCGGAGCAGGATGGTGGCGCCGCGCTTGAACCGCGCCGCGGCCTGGTAAACGCTCTTGCGGGCCAGCAGCAGCACCTCGTTGATGCACTCCATGGCAATCGGGCACTGGGGCACGTCCACCACTTCCCTTCTGGACCCCGCCTTCAGAAAGCCGATGGCCGGCTTCCCGCCTTCCCTGGGCTTGTCAAAATGGGGCGTAATCTTGGAACGGTAGTTGTATTGCCGGGGAGAGGCGATCGCCGGATTGACGGGCAGTTCCAGCCCGGCCTGGAGGCGCAGCAGGTCCGCCACCTGCCGGGTTTTCCAGAGGAGCTGCCGGTCATAGGAAAAATGCTGGTACTGGCAGCCTCCGCAGGTGCCGAACAGCCGGCAGCCGGGTTCCACGCGGTCCGCGCTGGGGCGCAGCACCTCCACCAGGTCCGCGGAGGAATAATTCTTGTCATTGCGCCATATGCGCGCCTTCACGCGGTCCCCCGGCAGGGCAAAGGGGACGAAAACCACCCAGCCGTCCACGCGGCCGATGCCGTCGCCCGCATTGGAAAGGGCGTCAATATCCAGTTCAAGCTCCTGGTGGTAGGAAAAAGGTTCGGGGTGGAAGCCTTTGGGAATGGTCGCGGTCATGATGATGGGAGGGAACGTGTTACGGAGCGGTGGGAGTATTCAGTTTGCCGTCCAGGTCGTACAGCAGGGTATCCGGAAGCTGGGGGGTGCGCAGTCCGGGGCGAAAGTCGCCAGGAAGAACGGCGGGGCCGGGTGCGGACTCTTCCCCGTCTTCCTCCGGAAGAATGGCGGATTTCACCGGAGCGGGGGCCCAGGGGGCCGGGCGCTCTGCCGCGGGGGCGGGTTCCGGCTGGACGGCCGGAGCGGGGGCGGGTTCCTGAGAGGCCGTTTCCTTATTGGAGGCGCAGGAAGCGGCGCAGGCCAGCCCGGCAAGCAGACAGGAGCGGATCAGGAGCTTGTTCATGGCGCGGATTCTTACAGCTTCATTCCCGCTTGGCAATCGAATTTCCGCTTTATTCCCCTTCTTCCCCTGCGTGGGGGAACGGGATAAGGGAAAAAGGCTTCCGTGAAACGCGGCTTAAATGCGCTCGCTCGTTTTTGTCCGCGGATGGCGGAAGTGGGGGATGCGGTGCGCCTGCCTGCGTTTTTGGCGCATGTGGCGGAGCATGCGGAAGAAAATGAACGTCCCCGCCAGAAGCAGCAGCATGATGCTCCACCAGTCCCAGCCCACCGGGGCGTCCGGCAGCCCTACGCGGCCTATCATGGGGAGCTTGAGGGCGGGGCGCAGCAGGTCAAAACCCGCGTTCAGTCCCAGCAGGCTGACTTCAACCCCTTCCGCCAGGCCCAGGCTGACTCCTCCCAGGCCCCATAAATTCATGCGGATGCCCGTGCCGCTCTCCGTCCGTCCGGCAATGCCGCCGGGCAGGTAATCCTTCCCCACCGCATGGGGCGGAAGCTCTACCGTCAGTTCCGGCACCTCCCTCATCAGCGCGGCGGTGAAGGTGTTGCTGTTGGGGCCGGGAATGAGCCGGTACGTATCCGCCTCAGGGTATTCCCGCGCTGTGCAGCTGATGGCGGGAATGGCTCTTTCCGCCGCTTTTCCGCGCAATTCCTGAATCAGGTCCGGTTCCGCGCCAAACCACTTGCGGTCCGGAATGTCCCTGGTGATGGAAACGCTGGTTCCCCTGGAAGGGAGCTGGTAGCCCATCACCTGGTAAACGGTGTAAAAGCCGGCGTTCTTCTCCTTCACGGCTATCCAGGTATGCACGCCGAAATACTTGCGCCAGCCGAAGGCGCGTGCCGAATACACCTGGACGACGGCTTCCGGCTCTTCCTCCGGTAGCGGAGCCAGGCCGCTGCTGCTGCGGTCCGCGGTTTGCCAGTCTTCCGCGGGGTGGAAGTAGACCAGGGCGCCGCACAGGACCAGGAGCGCCATGGACAGCCAGAAAATGAGGCGCCATTTGTTCCGTGAAGGGTGCCTGCGGTTATAGGGGTTGGAATGGCGCATGGCGAATGTATATACCTTGAACTTCAAATGAAGGCAATGGCGGAATCTTGAAGTTTGACTTCTCTGCGGAGAGGCTTATTTTCATGGGAATATGATCAAGTTTGCCGTTCCCGTGCTTTGTGCCGCCGCCATGGCGGGCATGCTGGCTCCTGTTTCCGCCCTGGCACAGCAGACGCCCCCTCCCGCCGTGAATGAATCGGGCAGTCCGGTCTTTGACAAGCTGCGCAATGAAGCCATCACAAAAAAAGTTCCCCTGGTTATCTACCTGACGGGCTCTTCCTGGTGCGTGTACTGCAACATCTTTACGAACAAGCATATCAAGGAACGCGACTTTAAGATGGAATCCGGCAAAAAATTCATCTTCTGGATGGTGGATACCGGGCAGGAGCCTGGAAGGTCTCCGGGGTCTTTCACCTTCAAATTCATTCCGGAGGAAGCGGGCAAAGTCGTGGGCTGCCTGGGATCCAGGGCTCCTTATGTGGTCTTTGGCCCTCCCGCCGTGATCATTCTGGACCCCGTTTCCGGAAAAGTGATTAAAAGGATGGTGAGCCAGGGGGACATGGACAAGGAAGGCAAATCCCTGCCCGCGGTTATCGGGGAATGCTGGAAAAAGTTTCAGGAGGGGGGTAAGGCTGCCTGAATGTCCGCCTCTTTTGAGGGAAAGCCGGAATGCGGAATTCCTCTTCCGGCTCTCTTTTCCGCTAAAAACGGTAGATGAAGCGCAGCCACGGCTGCGGGGTGCCGGAGTAATAGGGGTACCATCGGTGCCCGGGATGGTGCATGGTGGAACCCCATTCATCCTGACGGAGCGCCTGCGGCGCATAAGTAAGCAGCCGCCATTCCCGGCAGGCGAAGGAAGAAGGCCGGGAGCATGAAGCGGAGGGTGCCAGGGATGCCTGGAGGGCGGCGGAAGAACAGCAGTAATAGGGAATGTTGAACCGCGGCGCTAGCCCGAACGCCAGCAGGAGCCATATCCACATCCGGAGGCGGGGGTGCCGCATCCAGGTGGAAGCCAGAAAGGCGAGCAGGCAGGCCATTGCCGGAACGCTTCCCTTGCAGAGCAGGTCGTTGACGTCCCCGTTCACGTAAAAGAAAGGCAGAATCAGTCCGGTTGCCAGCGTGCAGATGAAGAGGGGATTCCTCCGGAAATCCCGCCAGCAGAACAGGGCGTATACCAGAAAAGAGGTACCCATGAGCAGAAAATCTCCCGGATGCGTATAAAAGGGCCGTATGCCCGTATGGGAGGATGGCGCGTTTACCGCCCCATAATAAAGGAGGAAGCACGCCCCCAGCAGGACGGCTGCCGGAAAGGAGGGATGGAACAGGATGCGCCGGGAGGCGCGGCCGTCTTTCCATTGCCGGAACCACTGGCAGGCCGCCAGAGGCAGCCCCACCAGGGCCGCGAGGGGGGAATAAAAGGCGGTGGATGCAAACAAAAGAGGGATCCAGTGCAGGGGCATGCGCCCCGAAGCCAGGAAGATGAAGAAAAGCATGACGGGAATGGAGGCGTTTGCACTGCACATGATTTGCTCCGCCGTGCCGAAGTAATGCAGGCGGAACAGGTCCAGCCCCAGCCAGCACTGGACATTCAGCAGGGAGCCGAACATCACCATCAGCAGGGCGAGCGGCAGGGAACGGCGGCCGGAGAAAACGCAAAGCCACAGCCACGCCAGAAAGAGGCCCCATGCCCCCCACAGCACGACAAATGCCCGGGCAGCCCCCAACCCCGCCATTTTGCCTGCCAGGGCCGGAAGCAGCCAGAAACCTGTGTTGTAAATCAAGACATCTCCGTCCGGAAAAACGACGGGCCACGGACTGGCGACCAATTCGCGCAGGCAGGCGTTCCTGACGATATGGTCCGGGTGCTGATTGACCCATTCCCCCCATCCGGACAGCGCCATCAGGGCGATGAACGCGGCCAGGACGAGAAACGAAGAGCGGGTGAAGAGGGGAAAAGCGGGGAGGGAACCCCTTTCCGGCGGTTCCTTGCGCCTTCCGGGAGCCAGTCCCGCGGCCATCAGGAACATGAGCGGAAGAGCGGCGTACCAGTGCATCCATCCCGCCATGAAAACCAGCACGGGCAGCATAAGCCATGCGCAGGTATGCCACTTCAGCGCAGTCACGCTGAAAGCTTGTTCCGGGCACGGGGCATCGGCGGCGGGGGAGTGCATCTCCCCCGGACCTTAATGGGTCCGGCGCATGGGGGCAAGGAGGAAACTTGCGGGCCGGAAGGGAAAGGGCCGCCCGCCCGGTCCTGGTGGCAGGAATGCGGGCGCGCCGTCTCCGCTTTACCGGAAAAACGTGGCATCCCATGCTGGGCGCCTTATGAATAAAACAGAATTCATTCGGGAATTGCAGCGGGAACTGGGAGAAGGCGTAACCTCCCGGCAGGCGGAACAGGCGCTGAACGCTGTGCTGGACACAATTGCAAAGACGGTCCGGAAGCGGTCTCTGGTTAAATTCCGCGGCTTCGGGTCGTTCGCCGTCAAGCACCGCCATGCGCGTGTGGTGCGCCATCCGGAAAACGGCAGTAAACTGTTTGTGCATGAATCAAGCACCATGAAATTCCGGCCTTCCTCCCGCCTGTGGAAGAAGTAGGGAAAGGAAGGCCGGGGCCCGTTCCATTTTGCCATTGACTTCCCTGTCCGGCACGGGCCTTAATGGATAAGGCAGGCGCGCCAGGCGCCTGCCTGGAAAAAGACTGATCCTTGCCCTTTCGCTGACCATGACGCCGGACTCCGTTCATTTGCTGACCCGTTCCTCCCAGATGACCCTGTTCAAGGATGAACAGGGACGTGTGCGCCGCGCCTATTACGGTCCGCGGCTGCGTGAACCGGAGGATGCCCTGGCAAACGCCGCGGACGCGCCCCTTCTGTACTCCGCCCTGGGAGACTCCGTGGCAGGGCTTCCCAATGCGTCGGAGGAATACTCCATTTGCGTAACCCAGGCGGACGGAGCCCTCTCCCTGCGCCTGGAATGCCTGGGGTGGGAGGTGCTGGAACTGGATGACGACCGGGAAGAAGCCGTCTTCTACGGGAAAGACCCTTCCTACCCCGTGAGGGTGGAAATACACGTGCGCTCCCACCGGGAATCGGACGCCTTCCTTCAATGGGTAGTGGTACGGAACGAGGGGAGGGAAGGCATACGCCTTCACCGCGTTGCGTCCGCACAAATGAATCTGCGCGCGGAACGGTACTTTGTCACCAGCTTCCGCGGCACCTGGGGCGGCGAATCCCTGATGAGCGAGGAGGAAGTGGCGCGGGGCCATGAACTTTCCCTGGTTTCCGGCACCGGAACCCGCGCCGCCCAGGAGGGAAGCCCCGGCTTCATCATCTCCCTGGACGGCCCGGCGCGGGAGGATGCGGGGGAAGTAATTTTGGGGGCGCTGGCATGGTCCGGCAACTACCGCATATGGTTCCGGCACAGCCCGTACCACTACCTCTTTGCCGGGGCGGGGCTGGACGCGGTTCCCGCGCCTTACCTGCTGGATGGCGGCGGGACGTTTGAAACGCCTCCCCTTATCCTGGTGCACAGCGGAAACGGCAAGGGGGAAGCTTCCCGGCGCATCCACCGCTGGGCGCGCCGTTACGGCCTGCGCGGCGGCGCTACGGAGCGGCTTACCCTGCTGAACTCATGGGAGGGAGTGTACTTCACCTTCACGGAAAAAGTGCTGCATGGCATGATGAAGCGTGCGGCGGAGCTGGGCGTGGAGCTCTTTGTGCTGGATGACGGCTGGTTTGGCAACAAATTCCCGCGCAATGACGCCCGGGCCGGGCTGGGGGACTGGCAGGTGAACCGGGACAAATTGCCCCATGGGCTGGAAGGCCTGGTGCGCCAGGCGGAAAAGCTGGGGATACGCTTCGGCATCTGGGTGGAGCCGGAAATGGTGAACCCCCGGTCGGAACTTTACCGGAAGCAT
This DNA window, taken from Akkermansia muciniphila, encodes the following:
- a CDS encoding alpha-galactosidase, producing MTPDSVHLLTRSSQMTLFKDEQGRVRRAYYGPRLREPEDALANAADAPLLYSALGDSVAGLPNASEEYSICVTQADGALSLRLECLGWEVLELDDDREEAVFYGKDPSYPVRVEIHVRSHRESDAFLQWVVVRNEGREGIRLHRVASAQMNLRAERYFVTSFRGTWGGESLMSEEEVARGHELSLVSGTGTRAAQEGSPGFIISLDGPAREDAGEVILGALAWSGNYRIWFRHSPYHYLFAGAGLDAVPAPYLLDGGGTFETPPLILVHSGNGKGEASRRIHRWARRYGLRGGATERLTLLNSWEGVYFTFTEKVLHGMMKRAAELGVELFVLDDGWFGNKFPRNDARAGLGDWQVNRDKLPHGLEGLVRQAEKLGIRFGIWVEPEMVNPRSELYRKHPEWVIGLPHRENRLERSQYLLDLSNPDVHAYILDAMRKLLGEHPGISYVKWDCNRKISDPGSSRLDASHQGNLSIDYVRGYETILDALATEFPDVVFQACSSGGGRADYGTMWRHHEFWTSDNTDACERVFMQWGIGHLFPAISMAAHVTASPNHQTKRVTPLKFRFDVAMSGRLGFELQPCDMTKEEVEFSKRALAEYKRIRPVVQFGDLYRLSSPYESRVASLMYVYKNRAVVFAWLMDKWLADSPPPLRLKGLDPAARYLVREINLDENGSLANVHERVLGGDYLMDAGIRINWKKAFQSVCMEVTETGR
- a CDS encoding HU family DNA-binding protein — encoded protein: MNKTEFIRELQRELGEGVTSRQAEQALNAVLDTIAKTVRKRSLVKFRGFGSFAVKHRHARVVRHPENGSKLFVHESSTMKFRPSSRLWKK
- a CDS encoding DUF3750 domain-containing protein yields the protein MRHSNPYNRRHPSRNKWRLIFWLSMALLVLCGALVYFHPAEDWQTADRSSSGLAPLPEEEPEAVVQVYSARAFGWRKYFGVHTWIAVKEKNAGFYTVYQVMGYQLPSRGTSVSITRDIPDRKWFGAEPDLIQELRGKAAERAIPAISCTAREYPEADTYRLIPGPNSNTFTAALMREVPELTVELPPHAVGKDYLPGGIAGRTESGTGIRMNLWGLGGVSLGLAEGVEVSLLGLNAGFDLLRPALKLPMIGRVGLPDAPVGWDWWSIMLLLLAGTFIFFRMLRHMRQKRRQAHRIPHFRHPRTKTSERI